One part of the Streptomyces nigra genome encodes these proteins:
- a CDS encoding S8 family serine peptidase — MGVNRARATTGVITLTAALLLILAPTASADQVRDAQWPLTVYDAEKVWKTSRGEGVTVAVIDSGVDASHPDLTGQVLPGKDFTSAGEPHKDDDGHGTGMASLIAGHGHGVNDSAGVVGLAPRAKILPIRFGAGGDKLATTEWADGVRYAVDHGATVINLSLVDSSAYPGSKAAKAIKYAQDHDAVVVAGAGNDAGSVNYPAALPGVVAVSAVDQGLNFWSKSNTGAVTVAAPGVETPQADPTSPSGYVVADGTSGSTAYVSAIVALLRSKYPDLTAGQIVNRLVKSASFLQHEGKKAPDREMGYGIARPGTALTMDIPKGPKQGPLLKGSSSASTNSAAGTDDSDSDTQAKKKKKKSSSGNILLIGGIAAAVVIVGILVAALRSRRNGGSGGSSSGGGTPSQGMGYPPQPPAGYQQYGRPGPNQGYPASPGQSSQQPNPYSQQPPYQGQ, encoded by the coding sequence ATGGGTGTCAATCGAGCCCGAGCCACTACCGGGGTCATAACGCTGACGGCAGCCTTGCTCCTCATCTTGGCGCCGACGGCGTCGGCTGATCAGGTAAGAGACGCTCAGTGGCCTCTGACCGTCTATGACGCTGAGAAAGTGTGGAAGACGTCTCGGGGGGAAGGCGTCACGGTTGCGGTGATCGACTCGGGGGTTGATGCCAGTCACCCCGATCTCACTGGTCAGGTCCTGCCCGGAAAGGATTTCACCAGCGCTGGCGAGCCGCACAAGGATGATGACGGGCACGGAACCGGCATGGCCAGCCTCATCGCTGGCCACGGGCATGGGGTGAATGACTCCGCGGGAGTCGTAGGCCTTGCACCGAGGGCAAAGATTCTGCCGATTCGTTTCGGCGCTGGGGGCGATAAGCTCGCTACGACGGAATGGGCCGACGGTGTCCGCTACGCGGTGGATCATGGCGCCACTGTAATCAACTTGTCGCTGGTCGACTCTTCGGCCTATCCCGGATCCAAGGCGGCTAAGGCGATCAAGTACGCGCAAGATCATGACGCAGTAGTAGTGGCTGGTGCAGGGAATGACGCCGGTTCCGTTAACTATCCTGCTGCGCTCCCCGGTGTGGTCGCCGTATCTGCTGTCGATCAGGGCCTGAACTTCTGGTCGAAGTCCAATACCGGCGCCGTGACAGTCGCAGCGCCCGGTGTAGAGACCCCTCAAGCTGATCCCACCAGCCCGAGCGGTTATGTGGTGGCAGATGGCACCTCGGGCTCGACTGCCTACGTCTCGGCCATCGTCGCACTCCTCCGATCCAAGTACCCCGACCTGACTGCCGGACAAATCGTCAACCGCTTGGTCAAATCTGCGTCCTTCCTTCAGCATGAAGGTAAGAAGGCCCCGGACCGTGAAATGGGCTACGGCATCGCCCGTCCGGGGACTGCCCTGACCATGGACATCCCCAAAGGCCCCAAGCAGGGACCGCTCCTCAAGGGGTCGTCGTCGGCTTCGACGAATTCAGCGGCCGGAACGGATGACAGCGACAGCGACACCCAGGCCAAGAAAAAGAAGAAGAAGTCCTCCTCCGGCAACATTCTTCTGATCGGTGGCATCGCGGCAGCGGTGGTCATTGTCGGAATCCTCGTCGCCGCACTCCGCAGCCGCCGCAACGGCGGTAGCGGTGGCTCCAGCTCAGGCGGTGGGACCCCGTCTCAGGGAATGGGTTACCCGCCTCAGCCCCCCGCGGGCTACCAGCAGTACGGCAGGCCAGGTCCGAACCAGGGGTATCCGGCATCGCCCGGCCAGTCCTCGCAGCAGCCGAACCCCTACTCCCAGCAGCCCCCTTATCAGGGGCAGTAG